From the Pseudarthrobacter sp. MM222 genome, one window contains:
- a CDS encoding hotdog fold thioesterase: MAELTISGNIHPILKDDYASEWMGIEVVALDDGHATVRMTLRQEMLNGFGMAHGGMIFAFGDTAFALACNPVNPLPGEDANITVAAGVDINFLKPAFRGQVLTAVANRRASTGRSGLYDIQIYAADPAPPVPGAAPHTPGADTATAPAATLPGQLPADTATGAAAAGELIAEFRGRSRTISKK, translated from the coding sequence ATGGCTGAACTGACGATTTCCGGGAACATCCACCCGATCCTGAAGGACGACTATGCCTCGGAATGGATGGGCATCGAGGTCGTGGCACTGGACGATGGTCACGCCACGGTCCGCATGACCCTCCGGCAGGAAATGCTCAACGGCTTCGGTATGGCCCACGGCGGAATGATCTTCGCCTTCGGCGACACCGCCTTCGCGCTGGCGTGCAACCCCGTCAACCCCCTGCCAGGCGAGGACGCCAACATCACCGTCGCCGCCGGCGTCGACATCAACTTCCTGAAGCCGGCGTTCCGCGGCCAAGTGCTGACCGCCGTCGCAAACCGCCGGGCCAGCACTGGACGCAGCGGCTTGTACGACATCCAGATCTACGCCGCCGATCCCGCCCCTCCCGTCCCCGGCGCGGCGCCCCACACCCCCGGGGCCGACACAGCCACGGCTCCCGCAGCCACCCTACCCGGCCAGCTGCCCGCCGACACCGCCACCGGTGCCGCCGCAGCTGGGGAGCTCATCGCCGAGTTCCGCGGCCGCAGCCGCACCATCTCCAAGAAATAG
- the paaK gene encoding phenylacetate--CoA ligase PaaK, whose amino-acid sequence MTQETVAATSDAVLDREETISRDELEALQLSRLQHTVAYAYDRVPLYKRKFDETGVHPTDLRELADLAKFPFTTKEDLRLEYPFGMFAVPQREVARIHASSGTTGRATVVGYTKKDLADWAKLVARSFRASGVRPGMKVHNAYGYGLFTGGMGAHAGAEALGCTVIPISGGQTERQITLIQDFEPDVILATPTYLLTIADAMVKQGIDPASTSLKYAVLGAEPWTEEMRHELEVTMNIKACDIYGLSEVMGPGVAGEAVETQDGSHIWEDHFRPEIIDAFNPSVVLGDGEHGELVFTSLTKEALPIIRYRTKDLTRLLPGTARPAHRRMGRITGRSDDMIILRGVNLFPSQIEEIALRIPELSPHFQLELTRPEGQRMDQLTVKIERRESVTLAGSAAAAKALQQQIKIQVGSTCRVDVVEPGSLERSNGKLRRIYDLRPKA is encoded by the coding sequence ATGACCCAAGAAACCGTCGCCGCCACCAGTGATGCCGTCCTGGACCGCGAAGAAACGATCTCCCGCGACGAGCTCGAGGCGCTGCAGCTCAGCCGCCTGCAGCACACCGTGGCCTACGCGTACGACCGCGTGCCCCTGTACAAGCGCAAGTTCGACGAGACCGGCGTCCACCCGACGGACCTTCGCGAGCTCGCCGACCTCGCCAAGTTCCCGTTCACCACGAAGGAAGACCTCCGCCTCGAATACCCCTTCGGCATGTTCGCCGTACCGCAGCGCGAAGTGGCCCGGATCCACGCCAGCTCCGGCACCACGGGGCGCGCCACCGTGGTCGGGTACACCAAGAAGGACCTCGCTGACTGGGCCAAGCTGGTGGCGCGTTCGTTCCGCGCTTCCGGGGTCCGTCCCGGCATGAAGGTCCATAACGCCTACGGCTACGGCCTGTTCACCGGCGGTATGGGCGCCCACGCCGGCGCCGAAGCCCTGGGCTGCACGGTCATCCCCATCTCCGGCGGCCAGACTGAACGCCAAATCACGCTCATCCAGGATTTCGAGCCCGACGTCATCCTGGCCACGCCGACGTACCTGCTGACGATTGCCGATGCCATGGTCAAGCAGGGAATCGACCCGGCCTCCACGTCGCTGAAGTACGCCGTGCTCGGCGCCGAACCGTGGACCGAGGAAATGCGCCACGAGCTGGAAGTGACGATGAACATCAAGGCCTGCGACATCTACGGCCTCTCCGAGGTCATGGGCCCAGGCGTGGCCGGCGAAGCGGTGGAAACCCAGGACGGCAGCCACATCTGGGAGGACCACTTCCGCCCCGAGATCATTGACGCCTTTAACCCCTCCGTCGTTCTCGGCGACGGAGAGCACGGCGAGCTGGTCTTCACCTCGCTCACCAAGGAAGCGCTGCCGATCATCCGGTACCGCACCAAGGACCTCACCCGGCTGTTGCCCGGCACGGCGCGCCCGGCGCACCGCCGCATGGGCCGGATTACCGGCCGGAGCGACGACATGATCATCTTGCGCGGCGTGAACCTGTTCCCCTCGCAGATCGAGGAGATCGCGCTGCGCATCCCGGAGCTAAGCCCGCACTTCCAGCTTGAGCTGACGCGCCCTGAGGGCCAGCGCATGGACCAGCTCACGGTGAAGATCGAACGCCGCGAATCCGTCACCCTGGCGGGAAGCGCCGCGGCGGCCAAAGCGCTCCAGCAGCAAATCAAGATCCAGGTGGGATCGACGTGCCGCGTGGACGTCGTGGAGCCCGGATCCCTGGAACGGTCCAACGGCAAGCTGCGCCGGATCTACGACCTGCGGCCGAAGGCCTGA
- a CDS encoding TetR/AcrR family transcriptional regulator, with protein sequence MPSTATTTKRGRPGYDQQSVLLIAVDVFNRHGYDATSMGILAENLGISKSAIYHHVPSKGDLLKLALDHALGGLEAILDQPGATTGSADARLEFVVRQTISVLVERLPFVTLLLRLRGNTEIERDALERRRTFDHKVAALISEARDEGTLRQDIDPRTVTRLLFGTINSIVEWYKPGGSLSPEKLADDVITMAFHGLHVPR encoded by the coding sequence ATGCCCAGCACAGCAACCACCACGAAGCGCGGCCGCCCCGGTTATGACCAGCAGTCGGTGCTGTTGATCGCCGTCGACGTCTTCAACCGCCACGGCTACGACGCCACCTCGATGGGCATCCTTGCCGAGAACCTGGGTATCTCCAAGTCCGCGATCTACCACCACGTGCCGTCAAAGGGCGACCTCCTGAAACTTGCCCTGGACCATGCCCTTGGCGGGCTCGAGGCGATCCTGGACCAGCCCGGGGCCACCACCGGTTCGGCCGATGCGCGGCTGGAGTTCGTGGTCCGCCAGACCATCTCGGTGCTGGTTGAGCGGCTGCCCTTCGTGACGCTGCTGCTGCGCCTGCGCGGGAACACGGAGATCGAGCGGGACGCGCTGGAACGGCGCCGCACCTTCGACCACAAGGTAGCCGCCCTGATTTCCGAGGCCCGGGACGAGGGCACGCTCCGCCAGGATATCGACCCCCGCACCGTCACCCGCCTGCTGTTCGGCACCATCAACTCGATCGTCGAGTGGTACAAGCCCGGCGGCTCGCTGTCCCCGGAAAAGCTGGCCGACGACGTCATCACCATGGCGTTCCACGGCCTGCACGTCCCCCGCTAG
- a CDS encoding DUF427 domain-containing protein: MATRLSKVLTGTFPQLRYEPTAKRIRASLDGKVVVDTVRAWLVWEPRRVTPIFAVPERELLAELAPPALPAAAVEEHAFALRKGEAPTSLDPGTKFGRHTCAGEELDVVTSAATVPRGAFRPEDPDLAGYVVLDFTSFDWLEDDEEIIGHPRDPFHRVDIRASSAAVEVALDGVTLAKTNCAQLLYETLLPVRYYIPPSDVRLDLMKESPKRTVCPYKGQASYWSYPASGQGLNVAWSYDRRFRDAVQIHGLISFFNERVDLSVDGVLQPRPVTPWSAPPK, from the coding sequence ATGGCCACCAGATTATCGAAGGTGCTCACCGGCACTTTCCCCCAGTTGCGTTACGAACCCACTGCCAAAAGGATCCGTGCAAGTCTCGACGGAAAAGTCGTCGTCGATACGGTACGGGCTTGGCTGGTTTGGGAGCCCCGGCGGGTCACTCCCATCTTTGCCGTGCCGGAGCGGGAGCTGTTGGCGGAACTCGCCCCACCGGCACTGCCGGCGGCTGCTGTCGAGGAGCACGCCTTCGCCCTTCGGAAAGGGGAGGCCCCAACCTCGCTCGACCCCGGGACGAAGTTTGGCAGGCACACCTGCGCTGGCGAGGAACTCGACGTCGTAACGTCAGCGGCAACGGTTCCCCGGGGGGCCTTCCGTCCCGAGGACCCGGACCTGGCCGGCTACGTGGTGCTGGATTTCACCTCATTCGACTGGCTCGAGGACGACGAGGAGATCATCGGCCATCCCCGTGATCCGTTCCACCGCGTCGATATCCGCGCGTCGTCCGCAGCCGTGGAGGTGGCGCTCGACGGCGTGACACTGGCCAAGACGAACTGCGCGCAGTTGCTCTACGAGACGCTGCTTCCGGTGCGGTACTACATCCCGCCGTCGGATGTGCGGCTGGACCTGATGAAGGAGAGCCCCAAGCGGACCGTTTGCCCCTACAAGGGCCAGGCGAGTTATTGGAGCTACCCGGCGTCCGGGCAGGGCCTGAACGTCGCATGGAGCTATGACCGGCGGTTCCGCGACGCCGTCCAGATCCACGGCCTTATCAGTTTCTTCAACGAGAGAGTGGACCTGAGTGTCGATGGCGTGCTCCAGCCCCGCCCCGTGACGCCGTGGTCCGCCCCACCGAAATGA
- a CDS encoding VOC family protein, giving the protein MTLVLNKATTVLPVDDAERARRFYAETLGLPHRGVADDGSELFGSGDGPMLQLMPVRDGKHSEHTALSFEVSEIEKTVQEMESKGVRFQDYDLPDLKTENHICTTDSEKCAWFMDSEHNILCVHENITTQADYQL; this is encoded by the coding sequence ATGACCCTAGTACTCAACAAAGCCACAACAGTCCTGCCAGTCGATGATGCAGAACGCGCGCGGCGTTTCTATGCAGAGACGCTCGGTCTCCCGCACCGTGGAGTGGCGGACGATGGGAGCGAACTATTCGGCAGCGGCGACGGCCCCATGCTGCAGCTCATGCCGGTCAGGGACGGAAAGCATTCCGAGCACACCGCCCTGAGCTTCGAAGTCAGTGAGATTGAGAAGACAGTCCAGGAGATGGAATCCAAGGGAGTCCGGTTCCAGGACTACGACCTCCCGGACCTCAAGACCGAGAACCACATTTGTACAACAGATTCGGAGAAGTGCGCCTGGTTTATGGATTCGGAGCACAACATTCTCTGCGTGCACGAGAACATCACCACGCAGGCGGATTACCAGCTCTGA
- the paaZ gene encoding phenylacetic acid degradation bifunctional protein PaaZ, with protein sequence MTTTATAPESTVDTVDIVPSFIRDSWWTPEAGSAAGASPVLDASTGELLARVSTEGLDLGAVVDYGRSTGQAGLGKLTFHQRALKLKELAQYLNGRRDEFYALSAQTGATKIDSMIDIDGGIGVLFTFGSKGRRELPNSQVVVDGPMEVLSKDGSFAGEHIYTRIPGVAVQINAFNFPVWGMLEKLAPAFLAGVPTIVKPATPTGYVAAAVVKAIDESGILPKGSLQLISGSVRTLLDHLDYRDLVAFTGSASTANTLKSHANVVQGGVRFTSETDSLNAAILGPDAVKGTPEFDAFVKSLVTEMTAKAGQKCTSIRRAIVPQELVSDVVAAVGARIRERVVLGDPRAEGVTMGALASREQLADVRAAVQTMLDAGGELAYGTLDSPKVTSTDGTVGVVEDGAFMSPVLLSWADPEAEEVHSLEAFGPVSSVIGYTDLADAVRLAARGGGSLVASVCTNDPDVARELVTGIAAHHGRVLMLNREDARSSTGHGSPVPHLVHGGPGRAGGGEELGGIRSVMHHMQRTAIQGSPNMLTAVTGVWHTGADRNFTLDTEGLHPFRKSLSTLHIGDAIRSELREVSLEEITKFANSTGDTFYAHTNQEAAAANPFFPGIVAHGYLLLAWGAGLFVEPAPGPVLANYGLENLRFITPVAAGDSIRVTLTAKKITPRETDEYGEVAWDAVLTNQNDEIVATYDVLTLVEK encoded by the coding sequence ATGACCACCACTGCAACTGCCCCGGAATCCACAGTAGACACTGTCGACATCGTTCCCAGTTTCATTCGGGATTCCTGGTGGACTCCCGAGGCCGGCTCCGCGGCGGGTGCGTCTCCCGTCCTCGACGCAAGTACCGGCGAACTCCTGGCCAGGGTGAGCACCGAAGGGCTCGACCTCGGCGCCGTCGTCGACTACGGACGCTCCACCGGGCAGGCGGGACTGGGCAAGTTGACCTTCCACCAGCGCGCGCTCAAACTCAAGGAGCTGGCGCAGTACCTCAACGGCCGCCGCGACGAGTTCTACGCTCTTTCGGCCCAGACCGGCGCCACGAAGATCGACTCGATGATCGACATCGACGGCGGCATCGGCGTGCTCTTCACCTTCGGCTCCAAGGGCCGGCGTGAGCTTCCCAACTCCCAGGTGGTGGTGGACGGCCCCATGGAGGTGTTGTCCAAGGACGGCTCCTTCGCCGGCGAGCACATCTACACGCGCATCCCCGGCGTGGCCGTGCAGATCAATGCCTTCAACTTCCCGGTCTGGGGCATGCTCGAGAAGCTCGCCCCGGCCTTCCTCGCCGGTGTGCCGACCATCGTCAAGCCCGCCACCCCCACCGGCTACGTGGCCGCGGCCGTGGTCAAGGCCATCGACGAGTCCGGCATCCTGCCCAAGGGCTCGCTGCAGCTGATCTCGGGGTCCGTCCGCACCTTGCTGGACCACCTCGACTACCGAGACCTCGTGGCCTTCACCGGCTCCGCGTCCACTGCGAACACGCTCAAGTCCCACGCCAACGTGGTCCAGGGCGGGGTCCGCTTCACCTCCGAAACCGACTCGCTCAACGCCGCGATCCTGGGCCCGGATGCCGTCAAGGGCACGCCGGAATTCGACGCCTTCGTCAAGTCCCTCGTCACCGAGATGACGGCCAAGGCCGGCCAGAAGTGCACCTCCATCCGCCGCGCGATCGTGCCGCAGGAACTGGTATCCGACGTCGTTGCCGCCGTCGGGGCGCGGATCCGGGAACGCGTCGTGCTGGGCGACCCCCGCGCCGAGGGGGTCACCATGGGTGCCCTGGCCTCCCGCGAGCAGCTCGCCGACGTCCGCGCGGCCGTCCAGACCATGCTCGACGCCGGCGGTGAACTCGCGTACGGCACGCTCGATTCGCCGAAGGTCACCTCCACCGACGGGACGGTGGGCGTTGTCGAGGACGGCGCCTTTATGTCCCCCGTGCTGCTGAGCTGGGCCGATCCGGAAGCCGAAGAGGTCCATTCGCTTGAAGCATTCGGCCCCGTGTCCTCGGTGATCGGCTATACGGACCTGGCCGACGCCGTCCGCCTCGCCGCCCGGGGCGGCGGCTCCCTGGTCGCCTCGGTCTGCACCAACGACCCGGACGTGGCCCGTGAACTCGTCACAGGCATCGCCGCCCACCACGGCCGTGTCCTGATGCTCAACCGCGAGGATGCCCGCAGCTCCACCGGCCACGGCTCACCGGTCCCGCACCTGGTCCACGGCGGTCCGGGCCGCGCCGGCGGAGGCGAGGAGCTTGGCGGCATCCGCTCGGTCATGCACCACATGCAGCGCACCGCCATCCAGGGCTCCCCGAACATGCTGACCGCCGTCACGGGCGTCTGGCATACCGGTGCGGACCGCAACTTCACCCTGGACACGGAAGGCCTGCACCCGTTCCGGAAGTCCCTGAGCACGCTGCACATCGGCGACGCCATCCGCTCCGAGCTGCGCGAAGTCTCCCTGGAGGAGATCACGAAGTTCGCTAACTCCACCGGTGACACCTTCTACGCCCACACCAACCAGGAGGCGGCAGCGGCCAACCCGTTCTTCCCGGGCATCGTGGCGCACGGCTACCTGCTGCTGGCCTGGGGCGCCGGACTCTTCGTGGAGCCCGCACCGGGCCCTGTCCTGGCCAACTACGGCCTGGAAAACCTGCGCTTCATCACCCCGGTGGCCGCCGGCGACTCCATCCGGGTCACCCTGACGGCCAAGAAGATCACCCCGCGCGAGACCGACGAATACGGTGAGGTGGCCTGGGACGCCGTCCTGACCAACCAGAACGACGAAATCGTGGCGACCTACGACGTCCTGACCCTCGTGGAGAAATAG
- a CDS encoding PaaI family thioesterase, with translation MMPEPRNAELWKITLGELDEKMGVKIVEESVERVVATMPVEGNRQSFGLLHGGASLAVGEAVGSWAAVIHASTLGKTAVGVDVSATHHKSAREGIITITATPIHLGGTVTTHEVVITNEAGQRLCTLRITNLLLDRKD, from the coding sequence ATGATGCCCGAGCCGCGGAATGCAGAGTTGTGGAAGATCACGCTCGGCGAACTGGACGAGAAGATGGGCGTGAAAATCGTCGAGGAATCGGTCGAGCGCGTCGTTGCGACCATGCCGGTGGAGGGGAACCGGCAGTCATTCGGCCTGCTCCACGGCGGCGCCTCGCTGGCCGTCGGCGAGGCGGTGGGCTCCTGGGCAGCCGTCATTCACGCCAGTACGCTCGGGAAGACGGCCGTGGGCGTGGACGTCTCGGCCACCCACCACAAATCCGCGCGGGAGGGGATCATCACCATCACAGCCACCCCCATTCACCTCGGCGGGACTGTGACCACCCACGAAGTCGTGATCACCAACGAGGCCGGCCAGCGGCTTTGCACGCTGCGGATCACCAACCTGCTGCTGGACCGCAAGGACTGA
- a CDS encoding trypsin-like serine protease has protein sequence MKTPKIQLALRAVSAAALALAGSFNAVPALAIGDPEPATAASASATAPASATAAVASSAAPKAPAPATPAPSDAGLAQAVLRDLGMTLGEFNAAGEQAKRAADALPSLQKLPGYAAVKLNGGRIVVEGAGSELQSRVDELNQAGPADFMLAAPGTVPATAATAAPAATATPAAVPSDTPLAPAATPEAKSSAAELVASSTEQLFEAFVREVGTAGLQAVAYSDGRFIIRTGGENTAEAGLSAEAVLAGGAGSKAAPAGTAPGKVSPADFVARYANVALEKGSPIATEEDVFGGQGYVTEANAICSAGFGAFDPDGKPVVLTAGHCTQDGNAKRASVEPRSSAPASGTAVPSAPSYPALGTFGFSQFGGDQSSWITGDENNPGNVGTDIAVIESLRKGIDIQPSATVWAAGNPVDPASDPGPTAVRIIGMVAPFEGQQVCRSGRTTGWSCGTVQELGIYVVGGTTPDPADLRAFRGFLSKDVQSSGGDSGGPWISGNFAVGTHSAGDGVGATENFAIATTLEDSLARIPGGVQLQLFLNKPELLAPEDQTVTAGQPVAGRVPAAPASAVAANSKVRVTIAGDPAVPPVEVPVDASGNWSFPAPSSTGPLRFSAETVNGFSGSGKASFSIEVSELAAPVITSPAEGAALKSVDRIDGTGTPGLTVTLTGDATGTDTVSPDGRWSIGLAGKPVYGQLTVTAAQNAPQHTDSPLAVRNFTVAPPAPAVSTVHEGGQFEQSSLPGTISGTGLDGAQVTLTVDGSPAGTTTAEGGRWSLPFPAGLAPGVHGLSASQSVEGVASDALLATFTINAQAEPAAPAAPSEPAVPAPAAVFPAGTPGQLANTGGGSILPTAVLAAGSLLLGAALLVLGRRKRTATAPQA, from the coding sequence GTGAAGACTCCGAAGATTCAGCTGGCCCTGCGGGCAGTATCGGCTGCCGCCCTTGCCCTGGCCGGCTCGTTCAATGCCGTTCCGGCGCTCGCCATTGGTGATCCGGAACCCGCGACGGCGGCGTCCGCCTCCGCGACGGCGCCGGCCTCCGCGACGGCGGCGGTGGCGTCTTCTGCTGCGCCGAAGGCGCCGGCGCCGGCGACTCCGGCCCCCAGCGATGCCGGTCTCGCGCAGGCCGTCCTGCGGGACCTCGGCATGACGCTCGGCGAATTCAATGCCGCGGGTGAACAGGCAAAGCGCGCCGCCGACGCGTTGCCGTCGCTGCAGAAGCTCCCGGGCTACGCCGCGGTGAAGCTGAACGGTGGCCGGATCGTAGTCGAGGGCGCCGGATCCGAACTGCAGTCCCGGGTGGACGAGTTGAACCAGGCGGGCCCGGCAGATTTCATGCTCGCGGCCCCGGGGACCGTCCCGGCAACCGCAGCAACCGCAGCCCCGGCAGCAACCGCAACCCCGGCCGCGGTTCCCTCGGATACGCCGCTAGCGCCGGCCGCCACGCCTGAGGCCAAGAGCTCGGCGGCCGAGCTTGTGGCCTCCAGCACCGAGCAGCTGTTCGAGGCCTTCGTCCGCGAGGTCGGCACCGCCGGACTCCAGGCGGTCGCTTACTCGGACGGCCGCTTCATCATCCGCACCGGGGGAGAGAACACGGCCGAGGCCGGACTGTCTGCCGAAGCCGTCCTGGCCGGCGGGGCCGGTTCGAAGGCGGCGCCAGCCGGAACAGCGCCCGGGAAGGTTTCGCCGGCCGACTTCGTGGCCCGCTACGCCAACGTGGCGCTGGAGAAAGGTTCCCCGATTGCCACCGAGGAGGACGTCTTCGGCGGGCAGGGCTACGTCACGGAAGCGAACGCCATCTGCTCGGCCGGATTCGGCGCCTTCGATCCCGACGGCAAGCCGGTGGTGCTGACGGCGGGACACTGCACCCAGGACGGCAACGCCAAGAGAGCGAGCGTCGAGCCGCGGAGCTCGGCCCCTGCCTCCGGAACGGCCGTCCCCTCGGCTCCCAGCTACCCGGCACTCGGCACCTTCGGTTTCAGCCAGTTCGGCGGCGACCAGAGCTCCTGGATCACCGGCGACGAGAACAACCCGGGCAACGTCGGAACTGACATCGCGGTCATCGAATCGCTCCGGAAGGGCATCGACATCCAGCCTTCCGCGACCGTGTGGGCTGCCGGCAACCCAGTCGACCCTGCGTCCGACCCCGGCCCCACCGCCGTCAGGATCATCGGAATGGTTGCCCCGTTCGAGGGCCAGCAGGTGTGCCGCTCCGGACGGACCACGGGCTGGTCCTGCGGCACGGTGCAGGAACTGGGAATCTATGTCGTCGGGGGCACCACCCCTGATCCGGCCGACCTTCGGGCATTCCGGGGCTTCCTGTCCAAGGATGTCCAGTCCAGCGGCGGCGACTCGGGCGGCCCCTGGATCAGCGGCAACTTTGCCGTGGGAACCCATTCCGCCGGCGACGGCGTGGGGGCCACCGAAAACTTCGCCATCGCAACAACACTGGAAGACTCCCTTGCCCGGATTCCCGGCGGCGTTCAGCTGCAGCTCTTCCTGAACAAACCGGAGCTCCTGGCGCCCGAGGACCAGACCGTGACGGCGGGGCAACCCGTCGCCGGCCGCGTACCGGCTGCCCCGGCCTCTGCCGTGGCAGCCAACTCGAAAGTCCGCGTGACCATTGCCGGTGATCCCGCTGTTCCGCCGGTTGAAGTTCCGGTCGACGCCTCGGGAAACTGGTCCTTCCCGGCGCCGTCGTCCACCGGACCCCTCCGGTTTTCCGCCGAGACCGTGAACGGGTTCAGCGGGTCAGGAAAGGCCTCGTTCTCGATCGAGGTCTCCGAGCTGGCCGCACCGGTCATCACCAGCCCCGCCGAGGGAGCTGCCCTCAAGAGTGTGGACCGCATTGACGGGACAGGAACGCCCGGGCTCACGGTGACGCTTACCGGCGACGCCACCGGAACGGACACGGTCTCGCCGGACGGCCGCTGGAGCATCGGATTGGCCGGCAAACCGGTCTACGGCCAGCTCACGGTGACGGCAGCGCAGAACGCCCCGCAGCATACAGACAGCCCACTCGCTGTCCGTAACTTCACCGTCGCCCCGCCGGCCCCGGCCGTCTCCACAGTCCACGAAGGCGGACAGTTCGAACAGTCCTCGCTTCCCGGAACGATCTCGGGGACCGGCCTTGACGGCGCTCAGGTGACGCTCACAGTCGACGGGTCGCCCGCGGGGACCACTACCGCCGAGGGCGGCCGCTGGAGCCTGCCGTTCCCGGCGGGACTGGCTCCCGGAGTTCACGGTCTATCCGCGAGCCAGTCGGTCGAGGGCGTGGCTTCAGACGCCTTGCTCGCCACGTTCACTATCAATGCGCAGGCCGAGCCGGCCGCGCCCGCCGCTCCGTCGGAGCCGGCCGTGCCGGCGCCGGCCGCCGTGTTCCCGGCGGGCACCCCGGGCCAGCTGGCCAATACCGGGGGCGGTTCCATCCTGCCGACGGCCGTTCTCGCGGCCGGTTCGCTCCTGCTCGGCGCGGCGCTCCTTGTGCTGGGCCGGCGCAAGCGGACGGCGACGGCGCCCCAAGCCTGA